In the genome of Pirellulales bacterium, the window GCCGGCAAAAAAGCTATCTCGATCAATACGGCGACAGCGAATACTCGCTGGCTTTCTTATCCAAAGTCGAACTGAATCTCTGGGTCGACGACGCCCGGGCCGAGGAAATCCTCCGCAAAATTGTGGAAGTCGCCCGCACCGGCCGCATGGGGGATGGCAAAATCTTCGTCTTGCCTGCCACGCAAGCAGAAACGATTGAGTTTTGAAGCGGGGAGAAGTGACACGTAAAGCGGCCGGAGAACGTCATGCGTACGGTTGCCGGTCGAGCTGTAGTAGGGTGGGTCGCGCTACGCTTGACCCACCCTACGTAGTTGATCTTCGAATTTACTTTAAATCCCGCCGCCGCCGGTGCCGGCACCTTCGTGGGCGAAGATTTTTTCGAAGCGGGCGCGGTTTTCGCGGGTGAGCCTCTGGCAATCGAGCAGCATTTTTTCGCGGTCGGGGTATTCCAGCAGCCGGGCCAGTTTGATTTGCTCTTCCGGATCGTCGGGCAAATCGTGCCGGGCCGTGGTGTTCATCAGGCGCAAGCGGCTAACCAT includes:
- a CDS encoding P-II family nitrogen regulator, which gives rise to MKQIVAIVKPYLAEKVLESLKRAPLEAVSVREVKGYGRQKSYLDQYGDSEYSLAFLSKVELNLWVDDARAEEILRKIVEVARTGRMGDGKIFVLPATQAETIEF